One Megasphaera vaginalis (ex Bordigoni et al. 2020) DNA window includes the following coding sequences:
- the rpoD gene encoding RNA polymerase sigma factor RpoD, with protein sequence MRIDEKQEETMTIEEKENAVTEKKMAKAAKAKPVKGKKKAAKKTEEVKGLTEKERQELALSHITQLIQEGQQKGCLSYTEIMNVMEEDDLTPDQIDKMYEVFAEKGIDIVGESDQVNENEDLDDEENEKVDEHAINLSVPEGVNIDDPVRMYLKEIGRVPLLTAEEEITLAKTIERGCAEDAAPEDIQAGVAAKKKLTDANLRLVVSIAKRYVGRGMLFLDLIQEGNLGLLKAVDKFDYSKGYKFSTYATWWIRQAITRAIADQARTIRIPVHMVETINKLIRISRQLLQDKGREPLPEEIAEKMEVPIERVREIMKIAQEPVSLETPIGEEEDSHLGDFIEDQEAVAPDDAASFILLKEQIEDVFSCLTDRERKVLYLRFGLKDGRPRTLEEVGQHFNVTRERIRQIEGKALSKLRNWGKREKIKDFL encoded by the coding sequence ATGCGTATAGATGAAAAACAAGAGGAAACAATGACGATAGAGGAGAAGGAGAACGCAGTGACGGAAAAGAAGATGGCGAAAGCGGCGAAGGCGAAGCCGGTAAAAGGCAAAAAAAAGGCGGCAAAAAAAACGGAGGAAGTAAAGGGACTGACAGAGAAGGAACGGCAGGAACTGGCATTGTCCCACATTACGCAACTCATACAAGAGGGCCAGCAAAAAGGGTGTCTTTCTTACACGGAAATCATGAATGTCATGGAAGAAGATGATCTGACGCCTGATCAAATTGACAAGATGTATGAAGTGTTTGCCGAAAAGGGGATTGATATTGTCGGCGAGTCGGATCAGGTCAATGAAAATGAAGATCTTGATGACGAAGAAAACGAAAAGGTTGATGAACATGCCATCAATTTAAGTGTTCCCGAAGGTGTCAATATCGATGATCCCGTACGCATGTATTTGAAGGAAATCGGGCGGGTGCCGCTGCTTACGGCGGAAGAAGAGATTACTTTGGCGAAAACGATTGAACGGGGTTGTGCGGAAGATGCCGCGCCGGAAGACATACAGGCCGGCGTGGCGGCCAAAAAGAAACTCACCGATGCCAATCTTCGCCTCGTCGTCAGCATTGCCAAGCGTTATGTCGGCCGCGGCATGCTCTTTTTGGATTTAATTCAGGAAGGGAACCTGGGCCTGCTCAAAGCCGTCGATAAATTTGATTACAGCAAGGGCTATAAATTCAGCACCTATGCGACGTGGTGGATTCGTCAGGCGATTACCCGCGCGATTGCCGATCAGGCGCGGACGATTCGCATTCCCGTCCACATGGTGGAAACGATCAATAAATTGATTCGGATTTCTCGCCAGCTTTTGCAGGACAAAGGACGGGAACCGTTGCCAGAGGAAATTGCCGAAAAAATGGAAGTGCCCATTGAACGGGTGCGGGAGATCATGAAAATTGCGCAGGAACCGGTTTCTCTGGAAACCCCGATCGGGGAAGAAGAGGACTCCCATTTGGGAGACTTCATTGAAGATCAGGAAGCTGTCGCTCCTGATGACGCCGCTTCCTTCATTTTGTTGAAGGAGCAGATTGAAGATGTGTTCTCCTGTCTTACCGACCGGGAACGCAAGGTGTTGTACCTTCGCTTCGGATTGAAAGACGGCAGGCCGAGAACGCTGGAAGAGGTGGGACAACATTTCAACGTTACGCGCGAGCGCATTCGCCAGATTGAAGGAAAGGCGTTGAGCAAGCTGCGCAACTGGGGGAAACGGGAAAAAATCAAAGATTTTCTTTGA
- the dnaG gene encoding DNA primase, with protein sequence MKKFSSEFIEQVRQANDIVSVVSDYLVLKRSGRNFWACCPFHNEKTASFSVAPDKGFFHCFGCHASGDVFTFIMKKENISFSEAVEILAARAHIALPAFEQTPAEQARERQRSRLYEINEMACTFFHNCLVKTHYGEKGLAYFRQRHVSDETIRTFRLGFAPDSWDKLTEAFQKKGIAKEELLLLGLAKESNHKVYDAFRNRVIFPIRDGRGKTVAFGGRVLDDSKPKYLNSPETPVFDKRSLLFAMDVAHKGIYEKGRAVLVEGYMDVISAHNRGITNVVASLGTAFTGEQARLLQRQSKELVLSYDMDGAGRQATLRAMEVVRGLGLTVRVVSLPQGKDPDEYINTAGAAAFEAAVAAAPNALEYMLQTAMQEHDGATLEGKSAITAMVFPALIQADSQIVIEAFLKRLSERLQISETAVRTEYNAYLTKHPEAGRQKVVISGNIAAANKTARGPHAMAVAEENILRFLMEKPDACARIGKMIERDFFKDEKRRGIYETLLRLHDRGGNYTQGDVQEQLAPEEWAELSRIMVLQDVPLDEKVVLDYVKRFRFAELQQAYRLHSRQAAAYSRTNDIRLLEELEACKKISDEMKRWS encoded by the coding sequence GTGAAGAAGTTTTCCAGTGAATTTATCGAACAAGTCCGCCAGGCTAATGATATTGTCAGCGTCGTTTCCGACTATTTGGTGCTGAAGCGAAGCGGACGGAATTTTTGGGCCTGTTGCCCCTTTCACAACGAAAAAACCGCTTCTTTCAGCGTAGCGCCCGATAAAGGCTTTTTTCATTGTTTCGGCTGTCATGCATCGGGAGATGTTTTTACCTTTATCATGAAGAAAGAGAATATTTCTTTTTCCGAAGCCGTGGAAATATTGGCTGCCAGAGCTCATATTGCGCTGCCCGCCTTCGAGCAGACGCCGGCGGAGCAGGCCAGGGAGCGACAGCGCAGCCGGTTATATGAAATCAATGAAATGGCCTGTACTTTTTTCCATAATTGCCTGGTGAAGACACATTACGGTGAAAAAGGGCTTGCCTATTTCCGGCAGCGCCATGTATCGGATGAGACGATCCGGACTTTTCGACTCGGGTTCGCACCTGACAGCTGGGATAAGTTGACCGAGGCCTTTCAGAAAAAGGGGATCGCCAAAGAGGAACTGCTGTTGTTGGGGTTGGCAAAGGAGAGCAATCATAAGGTTTACGACGCATTTCGCAATCGCGTCATTTTTCCCATACGGGACGGGCGAGGCAAAACCGTTGCCTTCGGCGGCCGTGTTTTGGATGACAGCAAACCGAAGTATCTGAATTCTCCGGAAACGCCGGTTTTTGATAAGCGCAGTCTTCTCTTTGCTATGGATGTGGCGCATAAAGGAATTTATGAAAAGGGCAGGGCTGTCCTGGTAGAAGGATATATGGATGTCATTTCGGCTCATAACCGCGGCATTACTAATGTTGTCGCTTCCTTGGGAACCGCTTTTACGGGAGAACAGGCGAGGCTCCTGCAGCGGCAGAGCAAGGAACTGGTTCTGTCCTATGATATGGACGGCGCCGGTCGGCAGGCGACGCTGCGCGCTATGGAAGTCGTGCGCGGGTTGGGGCTGACCGTGCGTGTCGTATCGTTGCCGCAGGGAAAGGATCCTGACGAGTATATCAATACCGCCGGCGCCGCCGCTTTTGAAGCGGCTGTCGCGGCGGCGCCGAATGCGCTGGAATATATGCTGCAAACGGCGATGCAGGAACACGACGGTGCGACGTTGGAAGGAAAGTCGGCGATTACGGCCATGGTATTTCCGGCGTTGATACAGGCAGATAGTCAAATCGTCATCGAAGCGTTTTTGAAACGCCTATCCGAACGACTGCAGATATCGGAAACAGCAGTTCGCACGGAATATAACGCTTACTTGACGAAACATCCTGAAGCCGGTCGGCAGAAGGTGGTCATATCGGGCAATATTGCGGCCGCCAATAAGACGGCGCGCGGCCCGCATGCAATGGCTGTGGCCGAAGAGAATATCCTGCGATTTCTCATGGAAAAGCCGGATGCCTGTGCGCGTATCGGCAAGATGATTGAGCGTGATTTCTTTAAAGATGAAAAACGGCGGGGTATTTATGAAACCCTGTTGAGACTGCATGATAGGGGCGGCAACTATACGCAAGGCGATGTGCAGGAACAGCTTGCGCCGGAGGAATGGGCAGAACTGTCCCGCATTATGGTACTGCAAGACGTGCCGCTCGATGAAAAAGTAGTATTGGATTATGTGAAGCGGTTCCGCTTTGCAGAGCTGCAGCAGGCTTATCGTCTGCACAGTCGGCAAGCCGCCGCCTACAGCCGTACCAATGACATACGGCTCCTTGAAGAATTAGAGGCATGTAAGAAAATCAGCGATGAAATGAAAAGATGGTCTTGA
- a CDS encoding RluA family pseudouridine synthase, whose translation MQETMIPMLQFTVGPLEKPTSLAGALRHFGISATLRRRLKHNGSCAVNGAPALLKDLVREGDRITVNLSINQHISPCPIPLDIAYEDAYLLVVNKPAGLLMHPTAAVRQNTLANAVAFHYHESGQQSSYHPMHRLDKNTSGLCLIAKAPHIQYAFDRKKSFYHRTYLAISEGRFPAKTAHISCPIGRCSDSIIKRRTCDNGKEAVSDFTRLAAADNCSLLSITLHTGRTHQIRVHSAYLGCPLAGDDLYGGHRTLLTRQALHAGKIEFIHPVTGNRLTVNSPLPTDMKHIIDKFGWNDIVHDYI comes from the coding sequence ATGCAGGAAACAATGATACCGATGCTTCAATTTACAGTAGGGCCTCTGGAAAAGCCGACGTCGCTGGCAGGGGCGCTGCGTCACTTCGGCATTTCGGCCACCTTGCGGCGCCGCTTGAAACACAACGGCAGTTGTGCCGTAAACGGCGCGCCGGCATTACTCAAAGATCTGGTGCGCGAAGGGGACCGGATCACAGTCAATCTGAGCATTAATCAACACATTTCGCCTTGCCCCATTCCCCTGGATATAGCTTACGAGGATGCCTACCTTTTGGTTGTCAACAAGCCGGCCGGTCTGCTGATGCATCCAACGGCAGCAGTGCGGCAAAACACGCTGGCCAATGCCGTCGCTTTTCATTATCACGAAAGCGGCCAACAGTCTTCTTATCATCCCATGCACAGGTTGGATAAAAACACGTCCGGCCTTTGTCTGATCGCCAAAGCACCGCATATACAATATGCTTTTGACAGAAAAAAGTCTTTTTATCACCGCACCTATCTGGCTATTTCCGAAGGCCGCTTTCCGGCAAAAACAGCGCATATTTCCTGTCCCATCGGACGTTGCAGCGACAGTATAATAAAACGCCGCACGTGCGATAACGGCAAAGAGGCGGTCTCTGATTTTACCCGTCTTGCAGCCGCCGATAACTGCAGTCTCCTCAGCATCACCTTGCATACGGGACGGACACACCAGATTCGCGTGCACAGCGCTTACCTCGGCTGCCCCTTGGCAGGAGACGACTTGTATGGCGGTCACCGCACTTTATTGACACGTCAGGCGTTACACGCCGGAAAAATCGAATTTATTCATCCCGTGACGGGAAACCGACTCACCGTTAATTCCCCATTGCCGACGGATATGAAACATATCATCGACAAATTTGGCTGGAATGATATAGTGCACGATTATATTTAG
- the fba gene encoding class II fructose-1,6-bisphosphate aldolase codes for MPLVTTTEMFKKAYEGHYAIGAFNINNMELVQAITDAAAALHSPVILQASAGARNYAKPPYLKHLVEAALEDHDLPVALHLDHGADFETCKDCIDNGFTSVMIDGSQYAFDENVALAKRVVEYAHAHGVVVEAELGQLAGIEDDVHVDAADASYTRPEEVEEFVSRTGVDSLAIAIGTSHGAYKFKPEQCTRNEQGVLVPPTLRFDILEEVSRRLPGFPIVLHGASSVVPAYVKIINDNGGKLKDAVGIPEEQLRKAASLSVCKINVDSDLRLALTAGIRQHMAEHPDHFDPRQYLKDGRQNVQELVAHKIKAVFGSENKA; via the coding sequence ATGCCATTAGTAACGACAACGGAAATGTTTAAAAAAGCGTATGAAGGCCATTATGCAATCGGCGCTTTCAACATCAACAATATGGAATTAGTACAGGCAATCACGGATGCAGCGGCAGCGCTGCATTCTCCGGTCATTCTGCAGGCCTCCGCGGGAGCGCGAAATTACGCCAAACCGCCGTATCTGAAACACCTCGTGGAAGCCGCCTTGGAAGACCATGATCTGCCCGTAGCGCTTCACCTGGATCACGGCGCCGACTTTGAAACCTGCAAAGATTGCATTGATAACGGCTTTACGTCGGTCATGATCGACGGCTCGCAGTATGCGTTCGATGAAAATGTCGCCTTGGCGAAACGCGTCGTCGAATACGCGCATGCCCACGGTGTCGTCGTCGAAGCGGAACTCGGACAACTGGCCGGCATTGAAGATGATGTCCATGTCGATGCGGCAGACGCTTCTTATACGCGCCCGGAAGAAGTGGAAGAATTTGTTTCCAGAACCGGCGTCGACTCTCTGGCCATTGCGATCGGTACCAGCCACGGCGCCTATAAATTCAAGCCGGAACAATGCACGCGTAACGAACAAGGCGTTTTAGTGCCGCCTACGCTCCGCTTCGATATTCTCGAAGAAGTTTCAAGACGCCTGCCCGGCTTCCCCATCGTTCTCCACGGCGCTTCTTCCGTCGTTCCTGCTTACGTAAAAATCATCAATGACAACGGCGGCAAATTGAAAGATGCCGTCGGTATTCCTGAAGAACAACTGCGCAAAGCCGCCTCCCTTTCGGTCTGCAAGATCAATGTCGACTCCGATCTGCGCCTGGCCCTGACTGCCGGCATTCGCCAACATATGGCAGAACATCCCGATCACTTCGATCCCCGTCAATATTTGAAAGACGGTCGCCAAAATGTACAGGAACTTGTTGCTCATAAGATTAAAGCCGTTTTCGGCTCTGAAAACAAGGCGTAA
- the rpsT gene encoding 30S ribosomal protein S20: MPQIKSNIKTMEKDAARHAANSRVKSSVHTAIRHTTEAVAAGDAEAAKTAFNKASSVIDSAAQKGVIHKNTAARKKSRLAVKVNGLEK; the protein is encoded by the coding sequence TTGCCGCAAATCAAATCCAACATCAAAACAATGGAAAAAGACGCAGCCCGTCACGCAGCCAACTCTCGGGTAAAATCTTCGGTACACACAGCTATCCGCCATACGACCGAAGCCGTTGCCGCAGGAGATGCAGAAGCCGCTAAAACAGCGTTTAATAAAGCCAGCAGTGTTATTGACAGCGCCGCTCAAAAGGGTGTCATTCACAAAAATACAGCAGCCCGTAAAAAATCTCGCTTAGCTGTTAAAGTAAACGGCTTGGAAAAATAA
- a CDS encoding MATE family efflux transporter codes for MTFPARNQLNYFFMLFFPLLLTQMAQVGTNVFSSVFSGRAGTVDLAGVAVAVNIWYPVFAGVCGIFFGISPILSQLRGANKTDDIPSYIMQSIYLSLFFTIFIILFGIIFTDPFLRLMSLDPAVHYIAKEYLFALSLGILPTFIQATLRYVVDAHGMTHLSMAVLLTNMVLTIFLFYGLIFGAAGLPALGGAGAGYAITIAAWLTLFLFILIFRFKEPFRSYRLWRVFRPFDWFLCREQLRLGIPIFIAVFCETSLFSIVGLLMSEFGTVFLAANQAAISYSEFIYTIPWSISLTATIVIGYEVGAKNPAGARQYAVICQGVSLFIACLTVMLTYIGLDTISGAFTSDYETFTHIRTFIIYAMLFAFFDALGTPVQGILRGYKDVKVITFVSFITYWLISIPLGIALAHATDWGAYGYWLSLIIGLAINAFSLNARLWHHTAWRA; via the coding sequence ATGACCTTTCCCGCACGAAATCAACTCAACTATTTTTTCATGTTATTCTTCCCCTTGCTTTTGACGCAAATGGCGCAAGTCGGCACCAATGTCTTCAGCAGCGTCTTCAGCGGCCGGGCCGGTACGGTCGATTTGGCAGGCGTCGCTGTCGCCGTTAACATCTGGTATCCCGTCTTTGCCGGAGTCTGCGGCATTTTTTTCGGCATTTCACCAATTCTTTCGCAGCTGCGCGGCGCCAACAAAACGGATGATATCCCTTCCTACATTATGCAAAGCATTTATCTTTCTCTTTTCTTCACCATCTTTATTATCCTTTTCGGAATCATTTTTACGGATCCGTTTCTTCGTCTCATGTCCCTGGACCCGGCTGTCCACTACATCGCAAAAGAATATCTCTTTGCCCTGTCTCTCGGGATTCTTCCTACCTTCATACAGGCCACCTTACGCTACGTTGTTGATGCACACGGCATGACGCACCTTTCCATGGCCGTACTGCTGACCAACATGGTGCTGACCATTTTCCTGTTCTACGGACTAATCTTCGGAGCGGCCGGGCTGCCGGCCCTGGGCGGCGCCGGCGCCGGCTACGCTATCACGATTGCCGCTTGGCTCACGCTCTTTCTCTTTATCCTCATCTTTCGCTTCAAAGAACCTTTCCGCTCATACCGGCTGTGGCGCGTCTTTCGGCCTTTCGACTGGTTTCTGTGCCGCGAACAACTGCGACTGGGCATTCCTATCTTCATTGCCGTTTTTTGCGAAACGAGCCTATTCAGCATAGTCGGCCTCCTCATGAGTGAATTCGGCACCGTTTTTTTGGCCGCCAATCAGGCGGCGATCAGTTATTCCGAGTTTATATACACGATTCCCTGGAGCATCAGTCTGACGGCAACGATCGTCATCGGCTATGAAGTCGGCGCCAAAAATCCTGCAGGCGCACGGCAATACGCCGTGATCTGCCAAGGCGTATCGCTGTTTATTGCCTGCCTTACGGTAATGTTGACCTACATCGGTCTAGACACTATCAGCGGCGCCTTCACCAGTGATTATGAAACCTTTACTCACATCCGCACCTTCATCATTTACGCCATGCTGTTTGCCTTCTTTGATGCCCTCGGCACACCGGTACAAGGGATCTTGCGCGGCTATAAAGATGTCAAGGTCATCACTTTCGTCTCTTTCATCACGTATTGGCTCATTTCCATCCCTTTGGGCATCGCGCTGGCCCATGCAACGGACTGGGGCGCCTATGGGTACTGGTTGAGTCTGATCATCGGCCTGGCCATAAACGCGTTTTCATTGAACGCCCGTCTCTGGCACCATACGGCCTGGCGCGCTTAA
- a CDS encoding aminopeptidase: MERAKLLNYTDVLLQKGLFLRKGQILVVNAPVDASDFVTLLTKRAYDLGASQVVVNWRSDAVTRLRYEYEELKNFKILPDWRRDFSLHYYRQGAAFCNLISANPYLMDRIDSKKIFAAQRAQNEALKEYIDGMMASKVSWLVAAVPGPAWARLLYPDLPEKEAIDALWREILKASRADGDDPLEDWNRHLSHLKSRRQWMTAQAFTALRYTSANGTNLTVGLPETHIWQGGVEETTAHHPFNANIPTEEIYTAPHKDAVDGIVFSTKPLVYQGKVIRDFSLTFSNGKVTEVHAAAGETVLKELLQMDAGACRLGEVALIPYTSPISLSGKLFYETLFDENASCHLALGKAYPTCLKGGPDQSAEALAKAGLNDSMLHIDFMIGSADLNITGIKKDGSEVPVFSHGNWT, encoded by the coding sequence ATGGAACGAGCAAAATTACTAAACTATACCGATGTCTTGCTGCAAAAAGGCCTTTTTCTGCGAAAAGGGCAGATTCTTGTCGTCAATGCACCTGTCGACGCGTCCGATTTCGTCACGCTGCTGACCAAGAGGGCCTATGACCTGGGCGCATCCCAAGTCGTTGTCAATTGGCGATCTGACGCTGTCACACGCCTTCGCTATGAATACGAAGAGCTGAAAAACTTCAAAATACTGCCCGACTGGCGCCGTGATTTCAGTCTCCATTACTATCGACAGGGCGCCGCCTTCTGCAATCTGATTTCAGCCAATCCTTATTTAATGGACCGTATCGACAGTAAAAAGATTTTTGCGGCGCAGCGAGCGCAAAACGAGGCGCTGAAAGAATATATAGACGGCATGATGGCATCAAAGGTCAGTTGGCTTGTCGCCGCCGTGCCCGGCCCGGCCTGGGCACGGCTGTTGTATCCCGACCTGCCGGAAAAGGAAGCGATCGATGCCTTGTGGCGTGAAATTCTGAAAGCGTCCCGCGCCGACGGAGATGATCCCCTTGAAGATTGGAACCGTCATCTGAGTCACTTAAAAAGCAGACGTCAATGGATGACGGCGCAGGCATTTACGGCGCTCCGATACACAAGCGCAAACGGAACCAACCTGACTGTCGGCCTGCCGGAAACGCATATCTGGCAAGGCGGGGTCGAAGAGACAACTGCCCACCACCCTTTCAACGCCAATATTCCTACGGAAGAAATCTACACGGCGCCGCATAAAGACGCCGTCGACGGTATTGTTTTCAGCACGAAACCGCTGGTTTATCAGGGAAAGGTCATCCGTGATTTCTCCTTGACCTTTTCCAACGGTAAAGTGACGGAAGTACACGCCGCTGCGGGAGAAACGGTGCTGAAAGAATTACTGCAAATGGATGCCGGCGCCTGCCGCTTGGGAGAGGTCGCTCTAATCCCCTATACATCACCGATTTCTCTCTCCGGTAAATTGTTTTATGAAACCCTTTTTGATGAAAACGCTTCCTGCCACTTGGCTCTCGGCAAAGCATACCCTACTTGTCTGAAAGGCGGTCCCGATCAATCTGCCGAAGCGTTGGCTAAAGCCGGATTAAATGATTCCATGCTTCACATTGACTTTATGATCGGTTCAGCAGATCTGAACATAACGGGAATCAAAAAGGACGGTTCGGAAGTCCCTGTTTTCAGTCACGGAAATTGGACGTAA
- a CDS encoding electron transfer flavoprotein subunit alpha/FixB family protein, which yields MELKQNVWVYIELVNGTISPLSLELLGKGRELADSKKNGLVGWIMGEGAAAAAEQVIGYGADAVVVVDNPELASFESSLYTKAAEEVLNKYEPNVVLIGASHNGRDLGGRLSAAMNLGLVADCINCGYEGDDDSITWIRPAFTGKLFVKILTTTRPQLATISDKIFRGNVFDAGRTGEIIHETVSLNGAKPLQQVVGFEPLSAEEQELTITNAEIVVGAGRGVGSPEGLQKVADFAASIGAALGVSKPLVDSGWAPHEKQVGITGSKIAPKIYIALGISGAIQHKLGLQDAELIIAVNSDPDAPIFEFAHYGIVGDLFDALPVLEEEIKKIK from the coding sequence ATGGAATTAAAACAAAATGTCTGGGTATATATTGAATTGGTAAACGGCACGATCAGTCCGCTGAGCTTGGAACTTCTCGGTAAAGGCCGTGAATTGGCTGACAGTAAAAAGAACGGACTTGTCGGCTGGATTATGGGTGAAGGTGCTGCTGCGGCAGCCGAACAGGTCATCGGATATGGCGCTGATGCCGTTGTCGTTGTTGATAATCCGGAATTAGCTTCTTTCGAATCGTCGCTGTATACGAAGGCGGCCGAAGAAGTTTTAAATAAATATGAACCGAATGTTGTCCTCATCGGCGCTTCGCATAACGGTCGTGATTTGGGCGGGCGCCTGTCAGCGGCTATGAATCTGGGGCTCGTTGCCGATTGCATCAATTGCGGCTACGAAGGCGACGATGATTCCATTACCTGGATTCGTCCCGCCTTTACCGGTAAATTGTTCGTGAAAATATTGACGACGACACGCCCGCAGTTGGCTACGATCAGTGATAAAATATTCCGCGGCAATGTTTTCGATGCGGGGCGTACAGGTGAGATCATTCATGAAACGGTTTCGTTAAATGGGGCAAAGCCGTTGCAGCAGGTTGTCGGTTTCGAACCGTTATCGGCTGAAGAACAGGAACTGACGATTACGAATGCGGAAATCGTCGTCGGCGCAGGCCGCGGCGTAGGCAGTCCTGAAGGCTTGCAGAAAGTCGCTGATTTTGCCGCTTCTATCGGCGCCGCACTTGGTGTTTCCAAGCCGCTCGTTGACAGCGGCTGGGCTCCCCATGAAAAACAGGTCGGCATAACAGGTTCGAAAATTGCGCCGAAGATCTATATCGCTCTCGGTATTTCCGGCGCGATTCAACATAAGCTCGGTTTGCAGGACGCAGAGCTGATTATCGCCGTCAATTCCGATCCTGATGCGCCAATTTTTGAATTTGCCCATTACGGTATCGTCGGCGATCTCTTCGATGCACTGCCGGTGCTGGAAGAGGAAATTAAAAAGATAAAATAA
- a CDS encoding electron transfer flavoprotein subunit beta/FixA family protein: MNIVVLVKQVPAVSDIEIDPKTNNLVRIGAPSMLNPVDFNAVEAALQVKEAVGGTVTLITMGTALAGEAMRDGIAIGADKGILVSDERMGGSDTLATGKILAKAIAAIGDVDLVFTGKQSADGDTGQIPPAVAQHLGMSLVSYADSVVVDGTTVKATRHNHGGIETVEAQLPAVCSVTELINTPRSPKIKGKMNAKKAIFDVWRLEDIQLDPAEAGKSGSATTVTTTFAPEKHAVGMMIEGSDTKDAVKKLVDTLASEKIL, translated from the coding sequence ATGAATATTGTTGTATTAGTAAAACAAGTACCTGCCGTTTCCGATATTGAAATAGATCCGAAAACCAATAATCTGGTTCGTATCGGCGCGCCTTCAATGCTGAATCCCGTTGATTTCAATGCTGTCGAAGCGGCTTTACAAGTAAAAGAGGCGGTTGGCGGTACGGTTACGCTGATCACCATGGGAACCGCATTGGCCGGGGAAGCGATGCGCGACGGCATTGCTATCGGCGCCGATAAGGGGATTCTTGTCTCCGACGAACGAATGGGCGGTTCGGATACGCTGGCTACCGGAAAGATACTGGCCAAAGCTATTGCCGCTATCGGTGATGTTGATCTCGTCTTTACGGGAAAACAATCGGCTGACGGTGATACGGGGCAGATTCCGCCGGCAGTTGCGCAGCATTTAGGCATGTCGCTGGTTTCTTATGCAGATTCCGTTGTTGTAGACGGTACGACGGTGAAGGCAACCCGCCATAATCACGGCGGTATTGAAACGGTAGAAGCCCAGCTTCCGGCTGTATGCTCGGTTACGGAATTGATCAACACGCCGCGTTCGCCCAAGATCAAGGGTAAGATGAATGCCAAAAAAGCGATCTTCGATGTATGGCGTTTGGAAGATATCCAGTTGGATCCCGCTGAAGCAGGGAAGAGCGGATCGGCGACAACGGTTACAACGACCTTTGCTCCGGAAAAACATGCAGTCGGCATGATGATAGAAGGCAGTGACACGAAGGATGCCGTTAAAAAACTGGTAGATACATTAGCTTCCGAAAAAATACTGTAA
- a CDS encoding amino acid ABC transporter ATP-binding protein gives MIEIKGLKKSFGSHNVLNGIDLTIHDQEVVVIIGPSGSGKSTILRCINYLEAPSSGEISVDGISMSDAKSINAIRMEVGMVFQRFNLFPHMTVLENIMLSPIKTRHIDKKEAAETAMRLLEKVGLEDKKDAYPDTLSGGQQQRVAIARALAMKPKFMLFDEPTSALDPEMVREVLDVIKALAKDGMAMAIVTHEMGFAREVADRVLFIDEGLILEEGKPDDIFSHPKEGRTQEFLSKIL, from the coding sequence ATGATAGAAATTAAAGGGTTGAAAAAAAGTTTCGGCAGCCATAACGTTCTGAACGGGATTGATCTCACGATCCATGATCAGGAGGTCGTCGTTATTATCGGGCCTTCCGGGTCCGGTAAGAGTACGATCCTGCGCTGCATCAATTATTTGGAAGCGCCGAGTTCCGGCGAGATTTCCGTAGACGGCATCAGCATGAGCGATGCGAAAAGCATTAATGCTATTCGCATGGAAGTTGGCATGGTTTTTCAGCGTTTCAATCTGTTTCCCCATATGACGGTTCTGGAAAATATCATGCTTTCTCCGATCAAGACTCGGCATATTGATAAAAAGGAAGCAGCTGAGACCGCGATGCGCCTGCTGGAAAAAGTGGGACTTGAAGACAAAAAAGATGCGTATCCCGATACCTTGTCCGGCGGGCAGCAGCAGCGTGTCGCCATTGCGCGGGCTTTGGCGATGAAACCGAAATTCATGCTTTTTGATGAACCTACGTCGGCGTTGGATCCCGAGATGGTGCGGGAGGTTCTCGATGTCATCAAGGCCTTGGCAAAAGACGGTATGGCAATGGCTATCGTTACGCATGAAATGGGTTTTGCCCGTGAAGTTGCCGACAGGGTTCTCTTCATTGACGAAGGATTGATTCTTGAAGAAGGAAAACCGGATGATATTTTTTCTCATCCAAAAGAAGGGCGAACGCAAGAATTTCTGTCTAAAATACTTTGA